Proteins from one Cyprinus carpio isolate SPL01 chromosome B15, ASM1834038v1, whole genome shotgun sequence genomic window:
- the cab39 gene encoding calcium-binding protein 39, with product MPFPFGKSHKCPADIVKNLKDNMTILEKPDISDKKAEKASEEVSKSLLAMKEILYGTNEKEPQTEAVAQLAQELYNSGLLSTLVADLQLIDFEGKKDVAQIFNNILRRQIGTRTPTVEYLCTQQNILFMLLKGYESPDIALNCGIMLRECIRHEPLAKITLCSEQFYDFFRYVEMSTFDIASDAFATFKDLLTRHKLLSAEFLEQHYDRFFSEYEKLLHSENYVTKRQSLKLLGELLLDRHNFTIMTKYISKPENLKLMMNLLRDKSRNIQFEAFHVFKVFVANPNKTQPILDILLKNQTKLIEFLGKFQNDRTEDEQFSDEKTYLIKQIRDLKKPTPQDA from the exons ATGCCCTTCCCTTTCGGTAAGTCTCACAAGTGTCCAGCGGACATTGTGAAGAATCTAAAAGACAACATGACCATTCTGGAGAAGCCGGACATTTCAGACAAGAAGGCTGAGAAG GCCTCTGAAGAGGTGTCCAAATCTCTGCTGGCCATGAAGGAGATTCTCTACGGCACGAATGAGAAGGAGCCGCAGACAGAAGCTGTGGCTCAGCTCGCTCAGGAGCTCTACAACAGCGGCCTGCTCAGCACTCTCGTCGCAGATCTGCAGCTCATCGACTTTGAG GGCAAGAAAGATGTGGCacagatttttaataatattctgaGACGTCAGATCGGCACACGGACACCTACAGTCGAATACCTGTGCACTCAACAAAATATACTCTTCATGCTGCTTAAAGG TTACGAGTCTCCAGACATCGCTCTGAACTGTGGGATCATGCTGAGGGAATGCATACGGCACGAGCCGCTGGCCAAGATCACCCTCTGCTCCGAGCAGTTCTACGATTTCTTCAGATACGTTGAGATGTCCACCTTCGACATCGCCTCGGATGCATTTGCCACTTTTAAA GATCTGCTGACGAGACACAAACTGCTCAGCGCTGAGTTTCTGGAGCAGCACTATGACAGA TTCTTTAGTGAATATGAGAAACTTCTTCACTCAGAAAACTATGTGACTAAGAGGCAGTCGCTGAAG CTTTTGGGAGAGCTGCTTTTGGACAGGCACAACTTCACTATAATGACGAAGTACATAAGCAAACCAGAGAACCTCAAACTCATGATGAACCTACTGAGAGACAAGAGCCGCAACATCCAGTTTGAGGCCTTTCACGTATTTAAG GTGTTTGTGGCCAATCCGAACAAGACCCAGCCAATCCTCGACATCCTGCTGAAGAACCAGACCAAACTCATCGAGTTCCTCGGCAAGTTCCAGAACGACCGCACCGAGGACGAGCAGTTCAGCGACGAGAAGACCTATCTCATCAAACAGATCCGAGACCTCAAGAAGCCAACCCCGCAGGACGCTTGA
- the LOC109093441 gene encoding 40S ribosomal protein S5, which produces MAEDWEAVPAVAETPEIKLFGKWSTDDVQINDISLQDYIAVKEKYAKYLPHSSGRYAAKRFRKAQCPIVERVTNSMMMHGRNNGKKLLTVRIVKHAFEIIHLLTGENPLQILVNAIINSGPREDSTRIGRAGTVRRQAVDVSPLRRVNQAIWLLCTGAREAAFRNIKTIAECLADELINAAKGSSNSYAIKKKDELERVAKSNR; this is translated from the exons ATGGCTGAAGATTGGGAGGCTGTACCAGCTGTTGCTGAAACACCGGAGATCAAACTCTTTGGCAAATGGAGCACAGATGATGTGCAGATCAACGACATCTCCCTGCAG GATTACATTGCCGTGAAGGAGAAATATGCTAAATACCTCCCTCATTCCAGCGGGAGATACGCAGCCAAGCGTTTCCGTAAGGCTCAGTGTCCTATCGTGGAGCGCGTCACTAACTCCATGATGATGCACGGACGCAACAACGGCAAGAAACTGTTGACCGTCCGCATCGTCAAACACGCCTTTGAGATCATCCACCTGCTCACCGGCGAG AATCCTCTGCAGATCCTGGTGAACGCCATCATCAACAGTGGTCCTCGTGAGGACTCCACTCGTATCGGACGTGCTGGAACCGTGAGGAGACAGGCTGTTGATGTGTCACCTCTGCGCAGGGTCAACCAG GCCATCTGGTTGCTTTGCACTGGTGCAAGAGAAGCTGCTTTCAGGAACATCAAGACTATTGCAGAGTGTCTCGCTGATGAGCTCATCAACGCTGCCAAG GGTTCCTCCAACTCTTATGCCATCAAGAAGAAAGATGAGCTGGAGAGAGTGGCCAAGTCTAACCGCTAA
- the lypc gene encoding sperm acrosome membrane-associated protein 4-like translates to MSQVFRCILFLCVLPSVVPLFCYTCVFPSVSPLDCLKFPTRCPPGQLCLSSKAVGQSADFKVVLYEKSCVLPALCGLTGEKFAMGLNFTFTNDCCDTLLCNGVSSSSAFILSSTLLSLLLTLFYLQ, encoded by the exons ATGTCTCAAGTTTTTagatgcattctcttcctttgtgTTCTCCCATCTGTGG TTCCTCTGTTCTGTTATACATGTGTATTTCCTTCTGTCTCACCACTGGACTGTCTCAAGTTCCCAACCAGGTGTCCACCGGGTCAGCTCTGTCTTTCTAGCAAAGCTGTGGGACAGAGtg CGGACTTTAAGGTGGTCTTGTATGAAAAGAGCTGTGTTCTTCCTGCCCTGTGTGGACTAACAGGAGAGAAGTTTGCCATGGGTTTAAACTTCACTTTCACCAATGACTGCTGTGATACTCTGCTCTGCAATGGTGTCTCAAGCAGTTCTGCTTTCATCTTGTCCAGCACCCTGCTCTCACTTCTTCTGacactgttttatttacagtaa